The nucleotide window CTCACCTTCCGGATCGACAGCGCTGCACCACCTCGGGAGTCGCCATCCAGCTTGGTGAGCACCGCTCCGGTAATACCGACCTGTTCATGGAAGGCACGGGTGAGCTCAGCCGCTTCCTGACCGATCATTGAATCCACCACCAGCAGCACTTCATCCGGCTGAACGGCGGTGCGGATTCGCACCATCTCCTCCATCATTTCGGTGTCGATCTGGAGTCGACCCGCTGTATCCACCAGCAGGGTGTCGAAACCCTCCTCCTTCGCTTTGGCCAAACCGGCAGCTGCAATGGCTTCGGGTTTGGCATCAGCGCCGAGACTGAAAACCTCCACACCGATCTGACCACCAAGGGTCTTGAGTTGCTCGATGGCAGCCGGACGGTACACATCGGCGCCGACCATCAGAGCCCGGCGCCCCTGATCCTTGAGATGCAGGCCGAGCTTGGCCGTGGCCGTGGTTTTACCAGCCCCCTGCAGACCGGCCATCAACACAACGGTGGGTGCCTCCTCGGCCTGGGCCAGCGGGGCGTTACCGCCACCCATCACCTCAACCAGCTGCTCGTGCACAACCTGGATGAACTTCTGATCCGGGCTGACGCCACGCACCACGTCGGAGCCAACGGCCTTCTCGCGCACATCGGCAACAAAGTCCTTCACAACAGGAAGGCTTACGTCCGCTTCCAGCAGGGCGCGACGCACATCTTTGAGGGCCCCCTCCACATTGGTGTCGGAGATCTTGTCCTGACCTCTCAGCCCCTTGACCGCATCTTCAAAGCGGGCTGACAGCTCATCGAACATCGGTGACGCGGCGGTTTCAGATCACTGATCGTAAAAGTGACCGGGTTCAGTAGTGATTTCTAGGCTGGCAGCAGTGCGTGATGCCATGCAACTCGCTTCTTTGGCACCAGGCCTTGTTGCACTGCGGAACCATCGCCCATCTCAGGATCGTTCCGCGATCTGTTGGCAGGCCTTTCGGTGGCAGCCCTCGGGGCGGTGCTGATGCTGGCGGCTTACTCCCTGCTCGATCTGGCCAGCCTGAAGCGTCTCTGGACGCTCGATTGCAATGAATTCGTTCTGTCCTTGATCACATCCCTGGGGGTGGTCAGCCTGGGAGCGATCAACGGAATTTTGATCACCGTGGCGCTCGCGGTTATTCGTTTTATGAAACACAGGGCCCGCCCCATGTGGATGGACAGGGACTTTCTGGACTGCTGCTGTTCCGCTTCAACGCACCACTGGTGTTCTTCAATGCCAACCACTTCCTGGCCTCCGAGGGGATCCGCCTGGTGATCGCCGGACGCCGCACCGAATTCCTACGAGGATTGAACGCAATGGGTATGAACAGCCCCATCTTTAACCCTGGCTGTTCCCCAAGCTGCATCAAGCCGTCAGGGCCTTCCGGATAAATCCTGATCCGGCTTATTCGAAAGCCTGAAGGCGCCATCCTCCATCAGCGTCCCGGCCAAAGATGTAAGTCAGAAGAATCGCCGAGGGCTGCGTCTCATCGACGACGCGCCCCTCCTGAGTCGTCGTCTGGTCGCGGTAGTTCAACTCAGCTCTTAATTCGATCCGCTGTGGCGTCTCGCTGACCAGCTGTACCGATTTGATTGAAGCATCGATCGCCTGCTTCAAACCTTCTGCCTGATTGGCATCGCGTTGCTGCTGCACCTGG belongs to Synechococcus sp. WH 7805 and includes:
- the ffh gene encoding signal recognition particle protein, giving the protein MFDELSARFEDAVKGLRGQDKISDTNVEGALKDVRRALLEADVSLPVVKDFVADVREKAVGSDVVRGVSPDQKFIQVVHEQLVEVMGGGNAPLAQAEEAPTVVLMAGLQGAGKTTATAKLGLHLKDQGRRALMVGADVYRPAAIEQLKTLGGQIGVEVFSLGADAKPEAIAAAGLAKAKEEGFDTLLVDTAGRLQIDTEMMEEMVRIRTAVQPDEVLLVVDSMIGQEAAELTRAFHEQVGITGAVLTKLDGDSRGGAALSIRKVSGQPIKFIGTGEKVEALQPFHPERMASRILGMGDVLTLVEKAQKEVELADVEKMQKKLQEATFDFSDFVQQMRLIKRMGSLGGLMKMIPGMNKIDDGMLKQGEQQLKKIEAMIGSMTQQERENPDLLAGQPSRRRRIARGSGHQPADVDKVLADFQKMRGFMQQMTQGGGMPGMGGFPGMGGGMPGMGGGMPGMPGGMPTGQAGRGGGTPRRQRPVKKKKGFGQL